From a single Microbacterium terrisoli genomic region:
- a CDS encoding PxKF domain-containing protein: MSSKTGSAGRRTSRPSAPPRAGRTASHAVRTTTAFAAVAGLAIAGLAATATPAAAAPTAANTIVVHADQPFRSVSHVASGSLYGLANATTPSDDLVQAIKPSEFVMKPIGGTQQPTGDIGQTWQKAANAGATVVDRLSDYYPGWPYRYDASNWDQVVTQQIQQVQATGMTNLASYAIWNEPDGTWKSENGTFEDFWTHTYRLIRSLDSTTPIQGPSFSDNIGDMQNFLQHAVATNTVPDILAWHELITSSKIAGDVAKVEAMEDALGIARRPIDIEEYAAPAEVGIPGSLVGYIAKFERLGIHTAELPFWNQSGALGDLLTGQGGSPNGAYWLYKWYADMAGDMVTTTPPGNNNFDAAASVTSDKEELDVITGGTSGPAAIKVTGLDKLALGSHVNVKVEYTPTYGRTVAVAAPITISNTTYHVADDGSINVPIAMNPAYGYHVVVTPAGHPASLSGTYTIANLNSGLQLTAGDSVHQQVAQTSIGVTDQTWKLVPAGSGLYKIVSMIDGRVLDVQGASTANGASAVLGADSGADSQRWQLMPDGKGHDRLANYGTGLVLAVNDMSKTDGAQVIQWTDGSITSGCTATGPRQPGKIGSALSFCNSNAYATLPTGAVSSLTGDYTVSTWVNPASNASWQRVFDIGSSSNASMFLTVNDGTELRYAITTSGAGGEQRLNSTNPKTLPLGQWSLVTITVAGTTGTMYVNGQVVATNTAMTVHPSAFGQSTRNYLGKSQYNDPALNGALDDFNIYNRALSPAEIATLATGQPGAGNVVHYAFDEPGGSTLVDSSGAGRNGTIVAATGSSGTTTATDAATADHFWTLTRVDVTAPVVALTCPSDAVVLGASAGATWTATDETDGSGLATPASGSIALDTSSVGSKTVVAPAGTALDNTGNTSVAVSCTYSVVYAWSGLTAPVNTGDVVNSVKAGSAVPVGFSLAGDQGTAVLAAGSPSVVFGACSPSAPVDTIEQTVTAGASGLQYDPASDQYTYVWKTNKSWSGTCATLSLTLDDGTTHTAVFSFVK, from the coding sequence ATGTCATCGAAGACTGGATCTGCGGGCCGGCGCACGTCGCGTCCGTCCGCACCGCCGCGCGCCGGCCGCACGGCGTCACATGCCGTACGCACCACTACGGCTTTCGCCGCCGTCGCCGGACTGGCAATTGCGGGCTTGGCCGCGACCGCCACGCCCGCCGCGGCGGCGCCGACCGCGGCGAACACGATCGTCGTTCACGCGGATCAGCCGTTCCGCTCGGTCTCGCATGTCGCGTCGGGCTCGCTGTACGGCCTGGCCAACGCGACGACCCCGTCGGACGACCTCGTTCAGGCGATCAAGCCGAGCGAGTTCGTCATGAAGCCGATCGGTGGCACGCAGCAGCCGACCGGGGACATCGGGCAGACGTGGCAGAAAGCGGCCAACGCCGGCGCCACGGTGGTTGATCGGCTCTCCGACTACTATCCGGGCTGGCCGTACCGGTACGACGCGAGCAACTGGGATCAGGTCGTCACGCAGCAGATCCAGCAGGTGCAGGCGACCGGGATGACGAACCTTGCGTCATACGCCATTTGGAACGAGCCGGACGGCACGTGGAAGTCCGAGAATGGCACGTTCGAGGACTTCTGGACGCACACCTACCGCCTCATCCGCAGCCTCGATTCCACCACCCCGATCCAGGGACCGAGCTTCTCGGACAACATCGGCGACATGCAGAACTTTCTGCAGCACGCCGTCGCTACCAACACAGTGCCCGACATCCTCGCGTGGCACGAGCTGATCACGTCCTCGAAGATCGCCGGCGACGTCGCAAAGGTGGAGGCGATGGAGGACGCGCTCGGCATTGCGCGGCGTCCGATCGACATCGAGGAGTACGCGGCGCCCGCCGAAGTCGGCATCCCCGGATCACTCGTCGGCTACATCGCGAAGTTCGAGCGCCTCGGCATCCACACCGCCGAACTCCCCTTCTGGAACCAGTCGGGCGCGCTAGGCGACCTGTTGACGGGCCAGGGCGGCAGCCCGAACGGTGCGTATTGGCTCTACAAGTGGTATGCCGACATGGCCGGCGACATGGTCACCACCACGCCGCCCGGCAACAACAACTTCGATGCGGCCGCATCCGTGACCTCGGATAAGGAGGAACTCGACGTCATCACCGGCGGCACGTCCGGCCCGGCAGCGATCAAGGTCACCGGCCTCGACAAGCTGGCTCTCGGCTCCCACGTGAACGTCAAGGTCGAGTACACGCCCACGTACGGTCGTACCGTCGCCGTCGCCGCGCCGATCACGATCTCGAACACCACCTACCATGTCGCCGACGACGGCTCTATCAATGTGCCGATCGCCATGAACCCGGCCTACGGCTACCACGTGGTCGTCACTCCCGCGGGGCACCCCGCGTCGCTGTCCGGCACTTACACCATCGCAAACCTGAACAGTGGACTGCAGCTGACCGCAGGTGACTCGGTTCACCAGCAGGTCGCGCAGACGAGCATCGGCGTGACCGACCAGACGTGGAAGCTGGTCCCCGCCGGTTCGGGACTCTACAAGATCGTGAGCATGATCGACGGCCGGGTCCTGGACGTGCAGGGCGCCTCGACGGCCAACGGGGCGTCCGCGGTACTCGGCGCCGACAGCGGCGCCGACAGCCAGCGGTGGCAGCTCATGCCCGATGGGAAGGGGCACGACCGCCTGGCCAACTACGGCACGGGTCTCGTACTCGCCGTGAACGACATGAGCAAGACAGACGGAGCTCAGGTCATCCAGTGGACGGACGGCTCGATCACCTCCGGATGCACGGCCACCGGCCCGCGCCAGCCCGGGAAGATCGGCTCGGCGCTGTCGTTCTGCAACAGCAACGCCTACGCGACGCTGCCGACCGGTGCTGTGAGCAGCCTGACCGGCGACTACACGGTCTCCACCTGGGTGAACCCCGCCAGCAACGCCTCGTGGCAGCGCGTGTTCGACATCGGCTCGAGCAGCAACGCGAGCATGTTCCTTACGGTCAACGACGGGACGGAGCTTCGCTACGCGATCACGACCAGCGGCGCCGGCGGCGAGCAGCGACTGAACAGCACGAACCCGAAGACGCTGCCGCTCGGCCAGTGGTCCCTCGTGACCATCACAGTCGCGGGCACGACGGGGACGATGTACGTGAATGGCCAGGTCGTCGCGACCAACACGGCCATGACCGTGCACCCGTCGGCGTTCGGTCAGAGCACAAGGAACTACCTCGGCAAGTCGCAGTACAACGATCCTGCTCTCAACGGAGCCCTCGACGACTTCAACATCTACAACAGGGCCTTGTCGCCCGCTGAGATCGCGACGCTTGCAACGGGTCAGCCGGGAGCCGGGAACGTCGTGCACTACGCCTTCGATGAGCCCGGCGGCTCCACGCTCGTCGATTCGTCGGGCGCGGGGCGCAATGGCACCATCGTGGCAGCGACCGGATCGTCCGGGACCACGACGGCGACGGATGCTGCGACCGCCGATCATTTCTGGACGCTGACGCGCGTCGATGTCACCGCTCCGGTGGTGGCACTGACGTGCCCGAGTGACGCAGTTGTGCTCGGGGCATCAGCCGGTGCGACGTGGACGGCGACGGACGAAACGGACGGTTCGGGTCTGGCGACGCCGGCGAGTGGTTCGATCGCCTTGGACACCTCCAGCGTGGGGTCCAAGACGGTGGTCGCCCCGGCAGGCACCGCCCTCGACAACACAGGCAACACCTCAGTGGCAGTGAGCTGCACCTACTCGGTCGTGTACGCCTGGTCTGGCCTCACCGCGCCGGTGAACACGGGCGACGTGGTGAACTCGGTCAAGGCCGGCAGCGCGGTTCCGGTGGGGTTCAGCCTCGCCGGTGACCAGGGCACGGCCGTGCTCGCGGCCGGTTCGCCGTCCGTCGTCTTCGGTGCATGCTCGCCGTCGGCACCGGTCGACACGATCGAGCAGACTGTCACGGCCGGTGCCAGCGGCCTGCAATACGACCCCGCCTCGGACCAGTACACCTACGTCTGGAAGACGAACAAGTCCTGGTCAGGCACGTGCGCGACCCTCTCGTTGACACTCGACGACGGAACGACGCACACCGCGGTGTTCTCCTTCGTGAAGTAG
- a CDS encoding YdcF family protein: MRARLLAVPLLALAGLLAWGEFVNAQASRRELGPGVAAPRSEAVVVLGFGNRRRRANLVNRYRVRAGIRSLDARVPDRVLVLCGGAVESFLPEADIMAAYARERGHRGRMLLERASTTTWENIVDVIPLIEHAEAIKIVSDPVHAEKGRLYLRMLRPDLAARLVRGRDYRFGELVLLKPVAAVAGLVGLRRARRGDV, encoded by the coding sequence GTGCGCGCCCGCCTCCTCGCCGTTCCGCTGCTGGCCCTGGCCGGGCTGCTCGCGTGGGGCGAGTTCGTGAACGCGCAGGCGAGCCGCCGCGAGCTCGGCCCCGGGGTCGCAGCTCCTCGCAGCGAAGCGGTCGTCGTGCTCGGCTTCGGCAACCGCCGCAGGCGTGCAAACCTCGTGAATCGATATCGCGTGCGTGCCGGCATCCGGTCTCTTGACGCGAGGGTGCCCGACCGCGTGCTCGTGCTGTGCGGCGGGGCGGTCGAATCCTTCCTGCCCGAGGCCGACATCATGGCGGCGTATGCGCGTGAGCGCGGCCACCGCGGGCGCATGCTGCTCGAACGGGCGAGCACCACGACGTGGGAGAACATCGTCGACGTGATCCCGCTGATCGAGCACGCCGAGGCGATCAAGATCGTCTCCGATCCGGTGCACGCCGAGAAGGGGCGACTGTATCTGAGGATGCTGCGGCCCGACCTGGCCGCACGGCTCGTGCGCGGTCGCGACTACCGGTTCGGCGAGCTGGTGCTGCTCAAGCCGGTGGCTGCGGTGGCGGGACTCGTCGGGCTGCGCCGCGCGCGGCGCGGTGACGTCTGA
- a CDS encoding LacI family DNA-binding transcriptional regulator has translation MAATIGDVARAAGVSRSTVSYVLSGKRPISDETRIRIQAAIEELGFTPNAGARALATAQTNVLGLYLQFQEDEFAPAMLQYVLPVSAAAREHGYDLLMVTDRDLEGAVRRTTSSAMVDGVVLLDVTDDDPRLAPLRHATQPAVLIGYARNGEGFDSFDLDFGEAARMAVDHLAGLGHRDVALITPPCHVYDRGGSYAWRFRDAAVERAARHGIRVIAYDGDSRHPGIEAVLDQAFDASPGITALIVHNDATIAALPAYLNARGMSAPRDVSVVGLFSQEFGQAFSLPFTSIETSPDRLGRQAVTQLIRRIVDPLGAGEPRPRFIEPVLVDRESTGPLTA, from the coding sequence ATGGCAGCGACGATTGGTGATGTCGCCCGTGCTGCGGGAGTCTCCCGAAGCACGGTGTCGTACGTTCTGTCAGGCAAGCGGCCGATCTCCGACGAGACCCGCATCCGCATCCAGGCAGCAATCGAAGAGCTCGGCTTCACGCCAAATGCCGGAGCGCGGGCGCTCGCCACGGCGCAGACGAATGTCCTCGGCCTGTACCTGCAGTTCCAGGAGGACGAGTTCGCGCCCGCGATGCTCCAGTACGTGTTGCCGGTCTCCGCAGCTGCGCGTGAGCACGGCTACGACCTGCTCATGGTGACCGACCGCGACCTTGAGGGCGCCGTCCGCCGGACGACGTCCTCCGCGATGGTCGACGGGGTCGTGCTCCTCGACGTCACCGACGACGACCCTCGGCTTGCGCCGCTGCGCCACGCGACGCAGCCGGCCGTGCTCATCGGGTACGCACGCAACGGAGAGGGCTTCGACTCGTTTGATCTCGACTTCGGCGAAGCGGCCAGGATGGCGGTCGACCATCTCGCCGGGCTCGGCCACCGCGACGTCGCGCTCATCACGCCGCCCTGCCACGTATACGACCGTGGTGGATCATACGCCTGGCGATTCCGCGACGCAGCCGTCGAGCGGGCTGCGCGACACGGTATCCGAGTCATCGCGTACGACGGCGACTCTCGGCACCCTGGCATCGAGGCCGTCCTCGACCAGGCGTTCGATGCTTCGCCGGGCATCACGGCGCTGATCGTCCACAACGACGCGACGATCGCCGCGCTCCCCGCCTACCTGAACGCGCGGGGAATGAGCGCGCCCAGGGACGTTTCGGTCGTCGGGTTGTTCTCGCAAGAGTTCGGGCAGGCCTTCTCGCTCCCGTTCACGTCGATCGAGACGTCGCCCGACCGCCTCGGGCGACAGGCGGTCACCCAGCTGATCAGGCGGATCGTCGATCCCCTGGGGGCGGGAGAGCCTCGTCCCCGCTTCATCGAGCCGGTGCTCGTCGATCGCGAAAGCACCGGGCCTCTCACGGCATAG
- a CDS encoding LacI family DNA-binding transcriptional regulator, translating to MATIGDVARHAGVSRSTVSYALSGKRSISESTRARIEEAIASLGFTAHAGARALATSQTMVIGLLTQFHQDEFAPAMLQYVLPVSDTARELGYDILLVTELDATAALRRVTSAGMVDGVVLLDVVHDDPRLETLRAAPQPGALVGLSRHTEGLDVFDLDFGEAARILVDHLFGLGHREIVVVSPPKHVFERGGAYGWRFRDAALERGARYGLQMHPYYGEAQQPAIGHSINAILDARPNATALIVHNDATIAALPSILAARGTRVPDALSVVSLYSKDFGRSFSLPYTAVESSPDQLGQQAVRQLVQRITAPELAGAPVTRFIAPELAIRGSTA from the coding sequence ATGGCGACCATAGGCGACGTGGCGCGGCATGCGGGTGTATCCCGCAGCACGGTGTCCTACGCGCTTTCGGGCAAGCGCTCGATCTCCGAGTCAACGCGGGCCCGCATCGAGGAGGCGATCGCATCTCTCGGCTTCACAGCGCACGCCGGGGCGCGGGCTCTCGCAACGTCGCAGACGATGGTCATCGGGCTTCTCACTCAGTTCCATCAGGACGAGTTCGCGCCGGCGATGCTGCAATACGTGCTGCCCGTGTCCGACACGGCACGTGAACTCGGCTACGACATCCTCCTCGTCACGGAACTGGATGCGACCGCGGCACTGCGCCGGGTCACGAGCGCCGGCATGGTCGACGGCGTCGTCCTTCTCGACGTGGTTCACGATGACCCGCGCCTGGAGACTCTGCGCGCGGCGCCGCAGCCGGGGGCGCTGGTCGGGCTGTCTCGGCATACCGAAGGGCTTGATGTCTTCGACCTCGATTTCGGTGAGGCCGCCCGCATCCTCGTCGACCACCTGTTCGGGCTCGGTCATCGCGAGATCGTCGTCGTCTCGCCGCCGAAGCACGTGTTCGAACGCGGCGGCGCGTATGGCTGGCGGTTCCGGGATGCCGCGCTCGAGCGCGGCGCCCGCTACGGGCTCCAGATGCACCCCTACTACGGGGAGGCGCAGCAGCCGGCGATCGGGCACAGCATCAACGCGATCCTGGATGCACGACCGAACGCCACCGCGTTGATCGTGCACAACGATGCGACGATCGCGGCCCTACCGTCGATCCTCGCAGCGCGTGGCACCCGCGTGCCGGATGCCCTGTCCGTCGTCAGTCTGTACTCGAAAGACTTCGGGCGATCGTTCTCGCTGCCGTACACGGCTGTGGAGAGCTCTCCCGATCAGCTGGGCCAGCAAGCGGTCCGGCAACTGGTGCAGCGGATCACCGCGCCGGAGCTCGCAGGAGCCCCGGTCACGAGATTCATCGCACCGGAACTCGCAATCCGCGGGAGCACGGCCTGA